One window from the genome of Mastacembelus armatus chromosome 18, fMasArm1.2, whole genome shotgun sequence encodes:
- the LOC113139869 gene encoding low affinity immunoglobulin gamma Fc region receptor II-like isoform X3 — MPLVNASCTSSSSDLLQLNRETFFLCEDKQMSKAATQEGRGFDFLSPGTNLRSDLTSLSVKMETTSLLRLLSVTSLLSCTTDQARLTLSPSSSQFFKGDSLSLSCEEDDSSAGWTLRRNTTRRQRTQCGAGWGTSAGSSCTISDLYPSDSGVYWCESREGATSQSINITVSGGAVILQSPVLPVMEGENITLICRTQTSSDLPADFYKHGSLVINGPTGHVTILHVSKADEGVYRCNIRGHGQSPPSWISVTGRPTTTAPPTTAAPTTIAVPPPDSTPLQQVFTVVRYLVVFCPYVISTVLMVSLFRHRPTGNHLSVSMVMTPPTHAEQGLDDDYDDVTTEHQF; from the exons ATGCCTCTGGTCAACGCTTCCTGcacatcttcttcttctgattTGTTGCAGCTGAACAGAGAAACCTTCTTTTTGTGTGAAGACAAACAGATGAGCAAAGCAGCCACACAGGAAGGACGAGGGTTTGACTTCCTGTCACCAGGAACTAATCTGAGATCAGACCTCACATCGCTGAGTGTGAAGATGGAGACCACGTCTCTGCTCCGTCTGCTCT ctgtgacgtctctgctgagctgcacaacagaccaag CTCGTCTGACTCtgagtcccagcagctcccagtttTTTAAAGGAGactctttgtctctgagctgtgaggaggacgacagctctgctggatggaccctgaggaggaacacaaccaGACGACAGAGGACTCAGTGTGGAGCTGGCTGGGGAACATCTGCTGGTTCTTCCTGCACTATCAGTGACCTCTAcccatcagacagtggagtttactggtgtgagtccagagagggagcaaccagtcagagcatcaacatcactgtcagtg gtggagcagtgatcctgcagagtcctgtcctccctgtgatggagggagaaaacatcaccctgatctgTAGAACCCAGACATCCTCCGACCTCCCGGCTGATTTCTATAAACACGGCTCCCTCGTCATCAATGGGCCTACGGGTCACgtgaccatcctccatgtttccaaggctgatgaaggcgtctacaggtgtaacatcaggggccatggacagtctccacccagctggatctctgtcacag GAAGACCTACAACCACAGCCCCGCCCACCACTGCAGCCCCAACCACCATTGCAGTCCCACCCCCAGACTCCACCCCCCTCCAGCAGGTGTTCACAGTGGTCCGTTACCTGGTGGTGTTCTGTCCCTACgtcatctccactgtcctcaTGGTGTCTCTGTTTCGACACAGACCCACAG gaaatcacctgtctgtctccatggtgatgaCCCCGCCCACCCATGCTGAGCAGGGATTGGACGATGACTATGATGACGTCACCACAGAGCATCAGTTCTGA